A single Hippocampus zosterae strain Florida chromosome 17, ASM2543408v3, whole genome shotgun sequence DNA region contains:
- the ep300b gene encoding histone acetyltransferase p300 isoform X10, giving the protein MADNVLESGPPSAKRPKLSSPALSVSASDGNDFGSLFDLEHDLPDELISSSDLGLTNGGDINQLHTSLGGIGVGGQDAAAKHKQLSELLRTGGPSQQGGPTSNSTGPGASMGRLGGVSISPGAPQGMPPQGQQQQTGLMQQVGMVGGVASLNRATAMMGAQRASNGQQQQGLMAGHVMNGSSRMGYPASAGMGNSSNLLAETLQQQQQAAQQMGAGGQPGIRPQQAGALNKMNMIANAGPYGGPFGQSAGQGLPGAGLSPQLQNKAAMANNMASQLNMEKKVPTGQGMPGMQQQQQQPPGIGGAAAAAAGAAQVGLGAAGAGPCTAPPTADPEKRKLIQQQLVLLLHAHKCQRREQANGEVRQCNLPHCRTMKNVLNHMTHCQAGKSCQVAHCASSRQIISHWKNCTRHDCPVCLPLKNAGDKRNQQSLVSSAGLALVNSLGSGVPGGQSNTPNLNPPNQIDPSSIERAYAALGLTYQGNQMQPQPPQANMPNQGMQGQAAMRNLNVMGGNSMGVNGGVQPPNHQASLLPDAMLQNSLNAQSLVNDGVGNLGSMPTAAPPSAAMRKSWHEDITQDLRNHLVHKLVQAIFPTPDPAALKDRRMENLVAYARKVEGDMYESANSRAEYYHLLAEKIYKIQKELEEKRRTRLQKQGMMPGQPGLASSGLASSALASSGFPQGPLGLGQPPMAPGQPPNGPHADPSMIRAGGPNQMANRMQSPAGMNQFGSMGMQSMGQRSTPPLSLSAPMNQMAMGSARMGQPNATQLQNQYLPPGQFPGTSPGLGSGPVGVNQPGSQASVPLQNQMSTPPSLPAGSPSAQSATPAPSSAASCGPMGTSGVCGTGPLPNLPPSSASNQPNAFPHCPPMRTNSPSPARSLTPQPHQTTPALPRSQTPRPPTPSTPQLPPQNQQQASQPQQHPSGQVGSSEKAHQLPPQTLGGAATSAPQPAQASLVPIQNAHVPLQLPPTPLSPKLPVTTDGQVSSPASVSSSTDPSSQLAPQEGPAPVQEDIKMDLKKQEEEEEEGDETQGDGKSLGKTGKVEPDDKAEEKLEIKKENSSQDGCKAEAMETSSSSASSSVEIGEDKKPEVKKEPKEQDEASAGSPASTQSKKKIFKPEELRQALMPTLEALYRQDPESLPFRQPVDPQLLGIPDYFDIVKNPMDLSTIKRKLDTGQYQEPWQYVEDIWLMFNNAWLYNRKTSRVYKYCSKLAEVFETEIDPVMQSLGYCCGRKFEFSPQTLCCYGKQLCTIQRDAAYFSYQNRYHFCEKCFNEIQGESVSLGDDPSQPQTSINKDQFQRKKNDTLDPELLVECGDCGRKMHQICVLHNETIWPSGFVCDNCLKMANKTRKENKYAAKRLPQTKLGSYLESRVNDYIKRQNHPEAGEVTIRVVHVSDKVVEVKPGMKSRFVDSGEMSESFPYRMKALFAFEDVDGADVCFFGMHVQEYGSDCPPPNQRRVYISYLDSVHFFKPRHLRTAVYHEILLGYLEYAKRLGFTTGHIWACPPSEGDDYIFHCHPPDQKIPKPKRLQEWYKRMLDKAVSERIVHDYKDIFKQATEDRLTSAKELPYFEGDFWPNVLEESIKELEQEEEERKREENSTCNESTDATKGDSKNAKKKNNKKTSKNKSSMSRANKKKPGMPNVSNDLSQKLYATMEKHKEVFFVIRLIAGPTANSLPPITDPDPLMACDLMDGRDAFLTLARDKHLEFSSLRRSMWSSMCMLVELHNQSQDRFVYTCNECKHHVETRFHCTVCEDYDLCITCYNVKGHEHKMDKLGLGLDDDSNNQAAASTQSPGDSRRLSIQRCIQSLVHACQCRNANCSLPSCQKMKRVVQHTKSCKRKTNGGCPICKQLIALCCYHAKHCQENKCPVPFCLNIKQKLRQQQLQHRLQQAQMLRRRMASMQRAGQPAGGQPGGPAMGLPSPGANGVAAPTTPTSVGTQPPTPQTPTPTAPAVPQPGSAQQVPQAGAVPPQHHQFQQMPGGGGAGGVMNSPQHQHQMAQQQSAAGSNHQQLHQHPANMPAFASRPPGSSPIHQSQGKPTLGSATPPRQQPNCPVMGGNIGGQPPNQPQGQPALPQQQPSGPPPAAVEIAMKIQRVADAQRKMALQRQAAAGLLPPHPHHQQGQGQQMAMGHPGTGGAVGPQGMPPPNQAAMQSARAHMEQQQQQQQQNAAAGMMVGAGGPMLQHQQQQQQGNIPQGQIPSQVQLQQQRMGAPLQNPQQQQWAGQGVAPQQRQTMMNQMGHQVLMVAQQQQQQQQQQQQQMQQQQQQAQSHTAMMTMAQQQQQQQQQQQQQQQPQGVAGAVLPGAAGAGSNITQAALQDLLRTLRSPSSPLQQQQVLNILRSNPQLMAAFIKQRASKYKGGPGATGGPVGNVMAGGGPQVNMNAAGAGQSAMHMGSQGGANMAAMAQLQQQQMQQQQIQQQRPLLGGLQQQQVAALQQQQQQQQQAGGRGLQGQGSQMANLNNPQFRELLMRRHLQQQQQQQQQQQMGLNHGQFQQPQPPQGQGYMGQPGMQPPPVGQGPPGGPQQPGGPLGQQGPGYPGSAQQQVAAALQQRLQHQHHLQMQQQQQNAMAGLPGGDSGSGGGGGGVGPPQAPQGPQTSQNGPPPSQALLQQALHQRLLQQQQQHLGAGGSPAQHSNPMSPQQPPQMAQSPHPHLQGQTLPTSLANQVRSPQPSPRPQSQPPHSSPSPRMQPQPSPHHISPQMQTGSPHPGHLNQHHPGMVVPQQQQQQQPPSSQQQQQQQSSLEQFGSEQSAMLSQLSGMAALHGQGGNGQDPLGQNITHNPLDIM; this is encoded by the exons ATGGCCGATAATGTCCTGGAGTCCGGCCCGCCTTCAGCAAAGAGGCCAAAGCTGTCCTCTCCAGCGCTCTCCGTGTCTGCAAGTGATGGAAACG ATTTTGGTTCACTCTTTGACCTCGAGCATGACCTCCCAGACGAACTCATCAGCTCGTCAGACCTGGGGCTGACCAATGGAGGGGACATCAACCAACTCCATACTAGTCTCGGCGGAATTGGGGTGGGAGGCCAGGATGCTGctgcaaaacacaaacagttgTCTGAACTTTTGCGTACTGGCGGACCATCGCAGCAAGGCGGCCCCACTTCCAACAGTACCGGACCAGGGGCTTCCATGGGCAGACTGGGAGGTGTCAGCATCTCCCCTGGTGCACCTCAGGGCATGCCTCCCCAGGGCCAGCAGCAACAAACCGGACTAATGCAGCAAGTTGGGATGGTCGGAGGGGTGGCATCGCTGAATCGGGCAACTGCTATGATGGGTGCCCAGAGAGCCAGCAATGGACAGCAACAGCAAGGCCTGATGGCGGGTCACGTGATGAACGGCTCGTCAAGAATGGGTTACCCCGCCAGTGCAGGCATGGGTAACAGCAGTAATCTTTTAGCCGAAACgctacagcagcagcagcaggccgcTCAGCAAATGGGTGCCGGTGGTCAGCCAGGGATACGACCGCAGCAAGCGGGAGCACTGAACAAG ATGAACATGATTGCCAATGCGGGCCCCTATGGTGGTCCGTTTGGTCAGTCTGCTGGCCAGGGCCTGCCTGGAGCAGGGCTGAGCCCACAACTCCAGAATAAGGCCGCAATGGCCAACAATATGGCCAGCCAGTTGAACATGGAAAAGAAGGTGCCGACGGGTCAAGGCATGCCTGGAATG cagcagcagcagcagcaaccccCAGGCATCGGCGGagctgctgcggcggcggcgggagcaGCTCAGGTGGGACTGGGCGCCGCGGGGGCTGGTCCCTGCACGGCGCCCCCTACAGCAGACCCGGAGAAGCGGAAGCTTATTCAACAGCAGCTGGTCCTCCTGCTCCACGCGCACAAGTGCCAGCGAAGGGAGCAAGCCAATGGGGAAGTGAGGCAGTGCAACCTTCCTCACTGTCGCACCATGAAGAACGTCCTCAACCACATGACTCATTGCCAAGCTGGCAAATCCTGCCAGG TGGCGCATTGTGCCTCATCGAGACAGATCATCTCGCATTGGAAGAATTGCACGAGACATGACTGTCCTGTGTGCCTGCCTTTGAAAAACGCCGGAGACAAGAGGAACCAGCAAT CTCTTGTCAGTAGTGCGGGGCTGGCTTTGGTGAACTCTTTAGGTTCAGGAGTACCGGGTGGCCAGTCCAATACTCCAAATCTGAACCCACCAAATCAAATCGACCCCAGCTCCATCGAGAGGGCCTACGCCGCGCTTGGTCTGACCTACCAGGGCAACCAGATGCAACCGCAGCCGCCCCAGGCCAACATGCCGAACCAGGGGATGCAGGGGCAAGCCGCCATGCGGAATCTGAATGTCATGG GAGGAAACTCGATGGGAGTGAATGGTGGAGTGCAGCCCCCCAACCATCAGGCGTCCCTGCTACCAGATGCTATGTTGCAAAATAGTCTAAACGCGCAGAG TTTGGTCAACGATGGTGTGGGGAACTTGGGATCCATGCCCACTGCAGCTCCTCCCTCGGCAGCCATGAGGAAGTCTTGGCATGAAGACATCACGCAAGACCTGCGCAACCACCTCGTGCACAAGCT TGTGCAAGCCATCTTTCCCACTCCTGACCCAGCTGCTCTGAAGGACCGGCGAATGGAAAATCTGGTGGCGTACGCTCGAAAAGTAGAGGGGGACATGTATGAGTCGGCCAACAGTCGG GCGGAGTACTACCACCTTCTGGCAGAAAAGATCTACAAGATCCAAAAGGAGCTTGAGGAGAAGAGGAGGACGCGTCTCCAAAAGCAGGGAATGATGCCGGGGCAACCTGGCTTGGCGTCTTCGGGCTTGGCGTCCTCGGCTTTGGCCTCTTCGGGCTTCCCGCAGGGGCCACTCGGCCTGGGTCAGCCCCCCATGGCCCCGGGGCAACCTCCAA ATGGTCCTCACGCTGATCCGTCCATGATCCGAGCCGGAGGACCAAATCAGATGGCCAATAGGATGCAGAGCCCAGCAG GAATGAACCAGTTTGGCTCGATGGGGATGCAGTCAATGGGTCAAAGGTCGACACCTCCGCTTTCACTCAGTGCTCCGATGAACCAG ATGGCTATGGGGTCAGCAAGGATGGGTCAACCAAATGCCACACAGCTACAGAACCAGTACCTCCCACCAGGCCAATTTCCCGGGACCAGTCCAGGTCTTGGTTCTGGTCCCGTTGGTGTGAACCAGCCAGGATCACAGGCTTCTGTGCCGCTG CAGAACCAGATGTCAACCCCACCGTCACTACCAGCCGGCAGCCCTTCGGCTCAGTCCGCCACCCCCGCCCCGAGCTCGGCGGCCTCCTGTGGCCCAATGGGAACGAGCGGTGTCTGCGGTACAGGCCCGCTGCCCAACTTGCCTCCGTCCTCCGCGTCCAACCAGCCCAACGCATTTCCTCACTGCCCGCCCATGCGAACAAACTCTCCTTCACCAGCACGCAGCTTAACGCCTCAACCTCATCAGACAACTCCCGCGTTACCTCGTTCTCAGACGCCGCGCCCGCCCACCCCCAGCACGCCCCAGCTGCCTCCTCAGAATCAACAGCAAGCGTCTCAGCCGCAGCAACACCCGTCGGGGCAGGTGGGGAGCTCCGAGAAGGCTCATCAGCTTCCGCCGCAGACTCTTGGGGGTGCCGCTACCTCAGCCCCCCAGCCAGCTCAGGCTTCTTTGGTGCCTATTCAAAATGCACACGTGCCACTACAGCTGCCACCAACTCCA CTGTCTCCTAAGCTTCCTGTCACAACGGATGGTCAGGTGTCTTCACCAGCCTCGGTCAGCAGCAGCACTGATCCAAGTTCCCAGCTCGCCCCGCAGGAAGGTCCCGCTCCCGTCCAAGAGGATATCAAAATGGATCTGAAAaaacaggaagaagaagaggaagaaggagaTGAAACCCAAGGAGACGGCAAATCTCTGGGGAAGACGGGCAAAGTCGAGCCTGACGATAAAGCCGAGGAGAAGCTCGAG ATCAAGAAAGAGAACTCCTCCCAAGACGGATGCAAAGCAGAGGCCATGGAGACCTCGTCATCCTCTGCGTCTTCGTCGGTGGAAATTGGAGAAGATAAGAAGCCGGAGGTGAAAAAAGAGCCCAAAGAGCAAGACGAGGCATCTGCGGGCTCCCCGGCCAGCACTCAGAGCAAGAAGAAAA TTTTCAAGCCTGAGGAGCTGCGTCAGGCTCTGATGCCCACCTTGGAGGCTTTGTACCGGCAGGACCCCGAGTCCCTCCCCTTCCGTCAGCCGGTGGACCCCCAGTTACTGGGAATACCC GATTACTTTGACATCGTGAAGAACCCCATGGACCTGTCAACCATCAAGCGCAAACTGGACACCGGACAGTACCAAGAGCCGTGGCAGTACGTGGAAGATATCTGGCTGATGTTCAACAATGCCTGGTTGTACAACCGCAAGACCTCCCGCGTCTACAAGTACTGCTCCAAACTGGCTGAGGTGTTTGAGACCGAGATCGATCCCGTCATGCAGAGCCTCGGATATTGCTGTGGAAGGAAG TTTGAGTTTTCCCCCCAAACGCTGTGCTGCTACGGAAAACAGTTATGCACGATCCAACGCGATGCTGCTTATTTTAGCTACCAGAACAG GTACCACTTCTGTGAGAAGTGTTTCAACGAAATCCAGGGCGAGAGTGTCTCCCTGGGCGACGACCCCTCCCAGCCCCAGAC GTCCATCAACAAAGACCAATTCCAGCGAAAGAAGAATGACACTCTTGACCCCGAGTT GCTTGTGGAATGCGGCGACTGCGGTCGTAAAATGCACCAGATCTGCGTCCTGCATAATGAAACCATTTGGCCTTCAGG ATTTGTCTGCGACAACTGCCTCAAGATGGCCAATAAGACACGGAAAGAGAACAAATATGCAGCTAAAA gGCTTCCTCAGACCAAGCTGGGGAGCTATTTGGAGTCGCGAGTCAATGACTACATCAAACGGCAGAACCACCCTGAGGCCGGCGAGGTCACCATCCGTGTGGTCCACGTCTCCGACAAGGTGGTGGAGGTCAAACCGGGCATGAAGTCCAG GTTTGTGGACAGCGGGGAGATGTCAGAGTCTTTCCCGTACAGGATGAAAGCCTTATTTGCATTCGAGGACGTCGACGGAGCGGATGTGTGTTTTTTCGGAATGCATGTCCAAGAGTACGGCTCTGACTGCCCACCTCCCAACCAGAGACGAGTGTATATCTCCTACCTGGACAGCGTTCACTTTTTCAAACCCCGACACCTCAGGACCGCCGTCTATCATGAGATCTTGCTTGGTTACCTGGAATATGCAAAGAGGCTCGG gttTACAACAGGCCATATATGGGCGTGTCCTCCAAGCGAGGGCGATGATTACATCTTCCATTGCCACCCACCGGACCAGAAGATCCCCAAACCAAAAAGGCTGCAGGAGTGGTACAAGAGGATGCTGGACAAGGCGGTGTCCGAGCGCATAGTTCACGACTACAAG GACATCTTTAAACAGGCAACGGAGGACCGCCTGACCAGCGCCAAGGAGCTGCCGTACTTCGAGGGGGACTTCTGGCCCAACGTCCTGGAGGAGAGTATCAAAGAgctggagcaggaggaggaggaaaggaagAGGGAGGAGAACAGTACCTGCAACGAGAGTACCGAC GCCACGAAAGGCGACAGCAAGAACGCCAAAAAGAAGAACAATAAAAAGACGAGCAAGAACAAGAGCAGCATGAGCCGAGCCAACAAGAAGAAGCCGGGAATGCCCAACGTGTCCAACGACCTGTCCCAGAAACTCTACGCCACCATGGAGAAACATAAGGAG GTCTTCTTCGTCATCCGGCTCATCGCCGGCCCGACGGCCAACTCGCTGCCCCCCATCACGGACCCCGACCCCCTGATGGCCTGCGACCTGATGGACGGCCGCGACGCCTTCCTGACGCTGGCGAGGGACAAGCATCTGGAGTTCAGTTCTCTCAGGCGATCCATGTGGAGTTCCATGTGTATGTTGGTGGAGCTCCACAACCAGAGCCAGGACCGTTTCGTCTACACTTGCAACGAGTGTAAACACCACGTGGAGACGCGCTTCCACTGCACCGTTTGTGAG GACTATGACTTGTGCATCACCTGCTATAACGTCAAAGGCCACGAGCACAAAATGGACAAGCTGGGACTCGGACTGGATGACGACAGCAACAACCAGGCGGCGGCGTCCACCCAGAGTCCGGGAGACTCTCGGCGCCTGAGCATCCAGCGCTGCATCCAGTCGCTGGTCCACGCGTGCCAGTGCCGCAACGCCAACTGCTCGCTGCCGTCGTGCCAGAAGATGAAACGTGTGGTTCAGCACACCAAAAGCTGCAAGCGCAAGACCAACGGCGGCTGTCCCATTTGCAAACAGCTCATCGCGCTGTGCTGCTACCACGCCAAACACTGCCAGGAGAACAAATGTCCCGTGCCCTTCTGCCTCAACATCAAGCAAAAGCTGCGGCAGCAGCAACTCCAGCATCGGCTCCAACAGGCGCAGATGTTAAGGCGCAGGATGGCCAGCATGCAGAGGGCGGGGCAGCCCGCCGGGGGTCAACCGGGAGGGCCCGCCATGGGACTGCCGTCGCCGGGCGCCAATGGCGTCGCCGCGCCCACTACGCCCACATCCGTCGGGACTCAACCTCCGACTCCTCAGACGCCAACTCCGACCGCGCCCGCCGTCCCGCAACCGGGATCGGCTCAACAAGTTCCTCAAGCGGGCGCCGTGCCGCCGCAGCACCACCAGTTTCAGCAGATGCCCGGTGGAGGAGGCGCCGGGGGCGTAATGAACTCCCCCCAACATCAGCACCAGATGGCGCAGCAGCAAAGCGCAGCAGGAAGCAACCATCAGCAACTCCACCAGCACCCCGCTAACATGCCCGCGTTTGCGAGCAGGCCGCCCGGCTCTTCCCCGATCCACCAATCCCAGGGAAAACCAACTCTGGGATCGGCGACCCCGCCTCGGCAACAACCCAATTGCCCCGTCATGGGTGGAAATATCGGGGGTCAACCTCCCAACCAGCCCCAAGGCCAACCCGCCCTTCCACAGCAGCAGCCTTCCGGCCCTCCGCCGGCCGCGGTCGAAATCGCGATGAAGATCCAGAGGGTGGCCGACGCCCAGAGGAAGATGGCGCTCCAGAGACAGGCGGCCGCGGGCCTGctgccccctcacccccatcaTCAACAGGGGCAAGGTCAGCAGATGGCTATGGGGCACCCGGGGACCGGAGGGGCGGTGGGACCCCAGGGCATGCCGCCACCAAACCAAGCTGCAATGCAATCAGCTCGGGCTCAcatggagcagcagcagcagcagcagcagcagaacgcTGCGGCGGGGATGATGGTTGGCGCCGGCGGGCCCATGCTACAGCatcagcaacagcaacagcaagggAACATTCCACAGGGACAGATCCCGTCTCAAGTTCAACTTCAACAGCAGAGGATGGGCGCCCCGCTTCAAAACCCGCAGCAACAGCAGTGGGCGGGCCAGGGCGTTGCACCCCAGCAAAGGCAGACCATGATGAACCAAATGGGCCATCAGGTGTTGATGGTagcacagcagcagcaacaacaacaacaacaacaacaacaacaaatgcagcagcagcaacagcaagctCAGAGCCATACCGCCATGATGACTATggcgcagcagcaacaacaacaacaacaacaacaacaacagcagcagcagccacaaGGTGTCGCTGGTGCAGTGCTTCCAGGAGCCGCCGGTGCAGGTAGTAACATCACCCAGGCCGCCCTGCAGGATCTTTTACGCACTCTGCGCTCGCCCAGCTCGCCGCTCCAGCAGCAGCAAGTCCTCAACATCCTGCGCTCCAATCCCCAACTCATGGCCGCGTTTATCAAACAGAGGGCCTCAAAGTACAAGGGAGGTCCCGGAGCCACCGGCGGGCCTGTCGGGAATGTTATGGCGGGCGGTGGGCCACAGGTGAACATGAACGCAGCCGGCGCGGGCCAGTCGGCGATGCACATGGGAAGCCAAGGAGGGGCGAACATGGCCGCCATGGCTCAGCTGCAGCAACAACAGATGCAACAGCAGCAAATTCAACAACAGAGACCGCTGCTAGGCGGCTTACAGCAGCAGCAAGTTGCAgctctccagcagcagcagcagcagcagcagcaagccgGCGGAAGAGGACTGCAGGGGCAGGGGTCGCAAATGGCCAATCTGAACAATCCCCAATTTCGAGAGCTGCTCATGAGGAGACatcttcagcagcagcagcagcaacagcagcaacagcaaatggGCCTCAATCACGGTCAGTTTCAGCAGCCCCAACCTCCCCAGGGCCAGGGTTACATGGGCCAGCCTGGGATGCAGCCACCCCCAGTGGGACAGGGCCCCCCGGGAGGTCCTCAGCAACCTGGGGGTCCCCTCGGCCAGCAGGGTCCGGGTTACCCCGGCTCGGCCCAGCAACAGGTCGCGGCCGCGCTCCAGCAGCGGCTCCAGCACCAACACCACCTTcagatgcagcagcagcagcagaacgcCATGGCCGGCCTACCCGGGGGCGATTCGGGgtccggcggcggcggtggtggcgtGGGACCGCCGCAGGCGCCCCAGGGCCCTCAGACCAGCCAAAACGGGCCCCCGCCTTCTCAGGCCCTCCTTCAGCAGGCCCTCCACCAGAGACTgctgcaacagcagcagcaacatctCGGCGCCGGGGGCTCGCCGGCGCAGCACAGCAATCCCATGAGCCCGCAGCAGCCCCCCCAGATGGCCCAgtctccccacccccacttgCAAGGCCAGACGCTGCCCACCTCCCTGGCCAACCAGGTGCGCTCCCCCCAGCCTTCCCCCAGACCCCAGTCGCAGCCGCCGCACTCGAGCCCGTCGCCGCGCATGCAGCCGCAGCCGTCCCCTCATCACATATCGCCCCAGATGCAGACGGGCTCCCCCCACCCGGGCCATCTCAACCAGCACCACCCAGGCATGGTGGtcccacagcagcagcagcagcagcagccgccttcgtcccagcagcagcagcagcaacagagcTCCCTGGAACAGTTTGGCTCGGAGCAGAGTGCCATGTTATCGCAGCTGAGTGGCATGGCGGCTCTGCATGGGCAGGGGGGCAACGGCCAGGACCCGCTGGGCCAGAACATCACTCACAACCCTTTAGACATCATGTAG